A stretch of Candidatus Binatia bacterium DNA encodes these proteins:
- a CDS encoding aminoacetone oxidase family FAD-binding enzyme yields the protein MVVGASAAGLLAGIFAGRAGAEVLLLETRPKPGAKIRVSGGGRCNLLPSEAVPEDFHTGGAARAMRNVLLSWPLPEVRAFFESELAIPLKVEDTGKVFPRSERPLDIVEALLSECSRLGVELRTSSRVSSVKTTRSGFEVALADADPIRADRVILATGGLSLPKTGSDGGGYRLARSLGHKLAPTFPVLVPLTTADRAWLALPGVSLPVTLRARREGSFVHERTGSFLFTHRGFSGPVVLDISRALTSAPANDVTLEAHWGGPTTDWPARLRTPGRVTVGSIVREALPRRLADLLLDRAGVPPESRLAELPRENRNILERELSACVLPIEGNEGYRTAEATGGGIPLDELRTKTLESRKNPGLHFAGEIIDVDGRIGGYNFLWAFVTGRRAGQAAARDLREPRMNG from the coding sequence GTGGTCGTCGGAGCGAGCGCCGCGGGCCTGCTCGCCGGGATCTTCGCCGGTCGAGCCGGTGCCGAGGTGCTGCTCCTAGAGACGCGCCCGAAGCCCGGCGCAAAGATCCGCGTGAGCGGTGGCGGCCGCTGCAACCTCTTGCCGAGCGAAGCGGTCCCCGAGGACTTCCATACTGGGGGCGCGGCCCGAGCCATGCGGAACGTCCTGCTCTCGTGGCCTCTCCCCGAAGTCCGCGCCTTCTTCGAATCCGAGTTGGCGATCCCGCTCAAGGTCGAGGACACCGGAAAGGTGTTCCCGCGCAGCGAGCGGCCGCTCGACATTGTCGAAGCACTTCTGAGCGAGTGCAGCCGCCTGGGGGTCGAGCTCCGCACGAGCTCTCGTGTCTCGTCAGTGAAAACGACGCGGTCGGGCTTCGAAGTCGCCCTCGCAGACGCCGACCCGATTCGGGCAGACCGCGTGATCCTGGCGACGGGCGGGCTCTCCCTGCCCAAGACGGGCAGCGACGGCGGCGGCTACCGCCTCGCTCGCTCCCTCGGACACAAGCTCGCGCCGACGTTCCCGGTCCTCGTCCCGCTGACCACGGCGGACCGGGCGTGGCTCGCGCTCCCCGGCGTCTCCCTTCCCGTAACCCTCCGCGCGCGACGCGAGGGCAGCTTCGTCCATGAACGAACCGGGAGCTTCCTGTTCACACACCGCGGGTTCAGCGGGCCGGTCGTCCTCGACATCAGCCGCGCACTCACCAGCGCGCCCGCGAACGATGTCACCCTGGAAGCGCATTGGGGCGGCCCGACCACCGATTGGCCTGCACGGCTCCGCACACCGGGCCGGGTGACCGTGGGTTCGATCGTCCGCGAGGCCCTCCCCCGCCGCTTGGCGGACTTGCTCCTCGACCGGGCCGGCGTCCCACCCGAGAGTCGACTCGCCGAGCTCCCACGGGAGAACCGAAACATCCTCGAACGAGAACTGTCCGCATGCGTGCTCCCGATCGAGGGGAACGAGGGTTACCGGACCGCCGAGGCCACGGGCGGCGGGATTCCACTCGACGAACTGCGGACCAAGACACTCGAGAGCCGCAAGAACCCGGGTCTGCACTTCGCCGGCGAGATCATCGACGTCGACGGACGGATCGGTGGATACAACTTTCTGTGGGCCTTCGTTACGGGACGCCGGGCCGGCCAGGCCGCCGCACGCGACTTGCGGGAGCCACGGATGAACGGCTAG
- a CDS encoding acetyl-CoA acetyltransferase, giving the protein MSIDPRTPVLVGAGAVSQRIEDHAVAREPIELMIEALERAADDAGNRALLERASIVRVPKGFPPYSDPGRLIAGRFGAKAKTEFAEIGILQTTLFGRSARAIAAGDEDIALVVGGEGKFRALRAQIAGVEPTYTDQHGAQPDEFLAPHEEIMNEPELVHGLAMPVNQYALIDNALRYAERKTIPEHIREIAEMWAGMSEVAANNPDAWVREALTPDQIATPDAKNRMLAFPYTKRHNSQWNVDQAAGLILCSVQVARDLGIAEDRWLYPRAVADANHMVPLCERAELHRSHGFRIAAARAFETAGLRVTDVKHRELYSCFPAAVRAQIREIGIDPALPVTVTGGMAFGGGPLNNFVLQAMVKMANILRASPGDAGLVTAVSGLLTKQGVSLWSTDPGDRPFEFSDVSAAVEKDLERIPSRSEYTGTATIASATVLYEPTGPRAAFICDTPDGKRTIASTPEEAITTIVAENEVCGRTLDLAPGHVAFV; this is encoded by the coding sequence ATGTCGATCGACCCGAGAACTCCCGTCCTCGTCGGCGCCGGCGCCGTCTCACAGCGAATCGAAGACCACGCCGTGGCCCGCGAGCCTATCGAGCTCATGATAGAAGCGCTCGAGCGTGCCGCCGACGATGCGGGCAACCGCGCACTCCTCGAGCGCGCGAGCATCGTGCGAGTGCCCAAGGGTTTTCCGCCATACTCCGACCCGGGACGGCTCATCGCGGGCCGGTTCGGCGCCAAAGCGAAGACCGAATTCGCGGAAATTGGAATCCTGCAGACGACGCTGTTCGGACGAAGCGCGCGCGCGATTGCCGCCGGCGACGAGGATATCGCCCTGGTCGTCGGAGGCGAGGGGAAGTTCCGAGCGCTGCGTGCGCAGATCGCCGGCGTCGAGCCGACCTACACCGACCAGCACGGTGCGCAGCCCGACGAGTTCCTCGCACCGCACGAAGAAATCATGAACGAGCCCGAACTTGTCCACGGCCTGGCCATGCCGGTGAACCAGTACGCCCTGATCGACAACGCACTTCGCTACGCGGAACGAAAGACGATCCCAGAGCACATCCGCGAGATCGCGGAGATGTGGGCAGGCATGAGTGAGGTCGCGGCGAACAATCCCGACGCCTGGGTCCGCGAGGCGCTCACCCCAGACCAGATCGCCACGCCGGACGCGAAGAACCGCATGCTCGCCTTCCCTTACACGAAGCGACACAACTCGCAGTGGAACGTGGACCAGGCAGCCGGCTTGATCCTATGCTCCGTGCAGGTCGCACGCGATCTCGGCATCGCCGAGGACCGCTGGCTCTACCCGCGCGCCGTCGCGGACGCGAACCACATGGTCCCGCTCTGCGAGCGCGCGGAACTGCATCGTTCCCACGGTTTTCGGATCGCAGCGGCACGTGCCTTCGAAACCGCCGGACTGAGAGTCACCGACGTGAAACACCGGGAACTGTACAGCTGCTTCCCCGCTGCCGTGCGCGCCCAGATCCGCGAAATCGGGATCGATCCCGCCCTCCCCGTCACTGTCACCGGCGGGATGGCCTTCGGTGGCGGCCCGCTGAACAATTTCGTGCTGCAGGCAATGGTGAAGATGGCGAACATCCTGCGCGCCTCTCCCGGAGACGCGGGGCTCGTCACCGCCGTGAGCGGTCTCCTAACCAAGCAAGGCGTGAGTCTGTGGTCCACCGACCCCGGCGACCGACCCTTCGAGTTCTCCGACGTCAGTGCCGCGGTCGAAAAGGACCTCGAACGCATCCCCTCGCGGAGCGAGTACACCGGAACGGCCACCATCGCGTCGGCGACGGTGCTCTACGAACCGACGGGACCGCGCGCCGCGTTCATCTGCGACACACCAGACGGCAAGCGAACGATCGCATCCACACCGGAGGAGGCGATCACCACGATCGTTGCGGAGAACGAAGTCTGTGGCCGGACACTCGACCTGGCCCCCGGACACGTCGCGTTCGTTTAG
- a CDS encoding DUF3604 domain-containing protein encodes MTRRRHLPVLASVYISLAACTGEHQGPGTPHPAAAPSEVVDARQQRFELPAGEASEKQILFGDLHVHTTFSADAYVLSLPMMGGEGAHPPADACDYARFCAALDFWSINDHAEGLTPEHWAETRDSIRQCNAVATGAPDTVAFLGWEWSQVGLTPSEHFGHKNVILRGTEEEQMPRRAIAAPRPDFRAAPMPLAGRVALPLLYFSERQQYFDYFTYLKEVENTPLCPTDVAPADLPDDCHEIAMDPAELFERLDGIDTGSIVIPHGTAWGLMTPPGTSWDLQLSRKQHDPKRQKMIEVYSGHGSSEEYRDWLSFEVDASGALGCPEPRPDYLPCCWRAGQIIRARCESPASEECDALVAKARQDYVESGVGAHKSVPGATVEDWLDCGQCRDCFVPAFNLRPGMTAQYALALGGFKEEGAPTRFRFGMIGSSDTHGSRGGNGFKEVGRHGLTEGRGPQGLAKRLVGDTREPIAATEKINVANLPLASRRYTERGASYLTTGGIVAVHADARDRDSIFDALERREVYATSGDRILLSFDLLNGPGGSVPMGGEVDDFAGVPRFRVSAAGAFAQKPGCPTWVEETLSEGDIERLCLGECYNPGDERRPITRIEVVRIRPQVSPDEPLEALIEDPWRRLPCSGDPGGCAVEFDDPEFGTANREALYYVRAIQEPTEAVNGAGLRCEWEDGECVRVRPCYGDERTPVADDCLAEVEERAWSSPIFLTPAGTS; translated from the coding sequence GTGACCCGTCGCCGCCACCTTCCGGTCCTCGCGTCCGTCTACATCTCGCTAGCCGCCTGCACCGGGGAGCATCAGGGGCCGGGGACTCCGCATCCGGCCGCCGCGCCGTCCGAGGTCGTAGATGCCCGACAACAGCGGTTCGAACTTCCCGCGGGGGAGGCGTCGGAGAAGCAGATCCTCTTCGGTGATCTGCACGTGCATACGACGTTTTCCGCCGACGCCTACGTGCTGAGCTTGCCGATGATGGGGGGCGAGGGCGCGCATCCGCCCGCCGACGCATGCGACTACGCGCGATTCTGCGCGGCTCTCGACTTCTGGAGCATCAACGACCACGCCGAGGGGCTCACGCCTGAGCACTGGGCGGAGACCCGGGACTCGATCCGGCAGTGCAACGCGGTCGCGACGGGCGCCCCCGACACGGTGGCCTTCCTTGGTTGGGAATGGTCGCAGGTCGGTCTGACCCCGAGCGAGCACTTTGGGCACAAGAACGTGATCCTGCGGGGGACCGAAGAAGAACAGATGCCGCGACGGGCGATTGCGGCCCCGCGGCCAGACTTCCGGGCGGCGCCGATGCCCCTCGCGGGCCGGGTCGCGCTTCCGCTTCTCTACTTCTCCGAGCGTCAGCAGTATTTCGACTACTTCACGTACCTCAAGGAGGTCGAGAACACGCCCCTCTGTCCGACCGACGTCGCCCCCGCCGACCTGCCCGATGACTGCCACGAAATCGCGATGGACCCGGCTGAGCTCTTCGAGCGCCTCGATGGGATCGACACGGGCAGCATCGTGATCCCGCACGGGACGGCGTGGGGACTCATGACGCCGCCGGGAACGAGCTGGGATCTCCAGCTGTCGCGCAAGCAGCACGATCCGAAGCGCCAGAAGATGATCGAGGTATACTCGGGCCATGGGAGCTCCGAGGAGTACCGCGATTGGCTATCCTTCGAGGTCGACGCCTCCGGGGCTCTGGGTTGTCCCGAACCTCGGCCGGACTACCTCCCGTGTTGCTGGCGGGCCGGCCAGATCATTCGTGCTCGTTGTGAGAGCCCGGCTTCGGAGGAGTGCGACGCGCTCGTCGCGAAGGCTCGTCAGGACTACGTAGAGTCCGGCGTTGGCGCTCACAAATCGGTACCGGGGGCGACGGTCGAGGACTGGCTCGACTGTGGCCAGTGCCGCGACTGTTTCGTTCCGGCCTTCAATCTCCGGCCCGGGATGACCGCGCAGTACGCGCTCGCGCTCGGCGGCTTTAAAGAGGAGGGTGCACCTACCCGGTTCCGGTTCGGGATGATCGGGTCGAGTGACACGCACGGTTCGAGGGGCGGAAACGGTTTCAAGGAGGTCGGGCGTCACGGCCTGACCGAAGGCCGCGGCCCTCAGGGCCTGGCCAAGCGTCTAGTAGGAGATACGCGCGAGCCGATTGCGGCGACCGAGAAGATCAACGTGGCGAATCTCCCGCTCGCGAGTCGCCGGTACACGGAACGGGGCGCCTCGTATCTCACGACCGGCGGGATCGTCGCCGTGCATGCCGACGCCCGTGATCGCGACTCGATCTTCGATGCGCTGGAACGGCGCGAGGTCTACGCCACGTCCGGAGACCGCATTCTCCTGTCGTTCGATCTGTTGAACGGGCCGGGCGGTTCGGTGCCGATGGGCGGCGAGGTCGACGACTTCGCGGGCGTGCCCCGTTTTCGTGTGAGCGCGGCCGGGGCGTTTGCCCAGAAGCCGGGATGTCCGACATGGGTGGAGGAGACGCTCTCCGAGGGGGACATCGAACGGTTGTGCCTGGGCGAGTGTTACAACCCCGGCGACGAGCGGAGACCGATCACGCGCATCGAGGTCGTACGGATTCGCCCACAGGTCTCCCCGGACGAACCCTTGGAAGCTCTGATCGAGGATCCCTGGCGCCGCCTGCCGTGCTCGGGCGATCCGGGTGGTTGCGCGGTGGAGTTCGATGACCCCGAGTTCGGCACGGCGAATCGCGAGGCGCTCTACTACGTGCGCGCCATTCAAGAGCCGACCGAAGCGGTGAACGGCGCGGGCCTTCGCTGCGAGTGGGAGGACGGGGAGTGCGTGCGCGTGCGCCCCTGTTACGGAGACGAGCGCACGCCGGTCGCCGACGATTGTCTCGCCGAGGTGGAAGAACGCGCCTGGTCCTCGCCGATTTTCCTCACGCCGGCAGGCACGAGCTAG
- a CDS encoding DUF2849 domain-containing protein, producing the protein MPNVPRCYVITGSLTDEGSVAYLRAGGTWATTLAEAHAFKSEQQAETKLAEVKVHESVITEPYIFAAERVGDAIKPVSAREILRAEGPSTRIRRPDQAGARAS; encoded by the coding sequence ATGCCCAATGTTCCCAGATGTTACGTCATTACCGGAAGTCTCACGGACGAAGGCTCGGTTGCGTACCTACGCGCCGGCGGCACTTGGGCGACTACCCTCGCCGAGGCGCACGCCTTTAAGAGTGAGCAGCAAGCCGAGACGAAGCTCGCCGAGGTGAAGGTTCACGAGAGCGTAATCACCGAGCCCTACATCTTCGCGGCGGAGCGAGTCGGCGACGCGATCAAGCCGGTCTCCGCTCGGGAGATCCTCCGCGCCGAGGGGCCCAGCACCCGCATTCGACGCCCCGACCAAGCCGGCGCCCGGGCGTCCTAG
- a CDS encoding nitrite/sulfite reductase, producing the protein MYKYDEYDQKLVRERAVQFRGQVERRISGELTENEFKPLRLQNGLYLQLHAYMLRIAIPYGVVSSTQMRKLAHIARKYDRGYGHFTTRQNLQLNWPKLEDVPTILDELAEVEMHAIQTSGNCIRNITTDPLAGVARDELEDPRPFCEITRQWSTFHPEFAFLPRKFKIAYTASGENDRAAMKYHDIGVKIVDKDGERGFEIWVGGGMGRTPVISKLIREFLPRKHLISYLEAILRVYNRLGRRDNIYKARIKILVNETGPDKFRELVEAEWEDTKSSSLRLDEAEIERMRGFFTAPAYEDLPDSDAQLEQLRAGDSNLARWVRNNVALHKQPGYCAVTLSLKEPGTPPGDLSDVQMDTVADLSDQYSFGEISVTHIQNLVFPHVKTSELEALHADLVALGVATPNIGRINDMICCPGLDFCNLANARSIPVAQEITERFENIDYQDDLGELALKISGCINACGHHHVGHIGILGIDKRGVEHYQLMLGGSAGDDASIGKILGRSFPAEEIVDAVEKVLKKYVDLRESPDEAFLQTYRRVGEEPFRDTLYGDVLYADHSKS; encoded by the coding sequence ATGTACAAGTACGACGAGTACGACCAGAAGTTGGTGCGCGAGCGCGCCGTGCAGTTCCGCGGGCAGGTCGAACGACGCATCTCCGGCGAACTGACCGAGAACGAGTTCAAGCCGCTCCGGCTTCAGAACGGGCTCTACCTTCAACTCCACGCGTACATGCTGCGCATCGCGATCCCCTACGGCGTGGTCTCGAGCACGCAGATGCGGAAGTTGGCGCACATCGCACGCAAGTACGACCGCGGCTACGGCCACTTCACTACGCGGCAGAACCTGCAGCTCAACTGGCCCAAGCTGGAAGACGTCCCCACCATCCTCGACGAACTGGCCGAGGTCGAGATGCACGCCATCCAGACGAGCGGCAACTGCATCCGAAACATCACGACCGACCCGCTCGCCGGCGTCGCGCGTGACGAGCTCGAAGATCCGCGGCCGTTCTGTGAGATCACGAGGCAGTGGTCGACGTTCCACCCCGAGTTCGCGTTCCTGCCTCGCAAGTTCAAGATCGCGTACACCGCCTCGGGCGAGAACGATCGCGCCGCGATGAAGTACCACGACATCGGCGTGAAGATCGTCGACAAGGACGGCGAGCGCGGCTTCGAGATCTGGGTCGGCGGCGGGATGGGCCGCACGCCGGTCATCTCCAAGCTCATCCGCGAGTTCCTGCCACGCAAACACCTGATCTCGTACCTCGAGGCAATCCTGCGCGTGTACAACCGGCTCGGCCGGCGCGACAACATCTACAAGGCGCGCATCAAGATCCTCGTGAACGAGACCGGACCCGACAAGTTCCGTGAGCTCGTCGAGGCCGAATGGGAAGACACCAAGAGCAGTTCGCTGCGCCTCGACGAGGCCGAGATCGAGCGCATGCGTGGCTTCTTCACCGCCCCCGCTTACGAAGACCTCCCCGACTCCGACGCTCAGCTCGAGCAGCTCCGCGCCGGCGACTCGAACCTCGCACGCTGGGTGCGCAACAACGTCGCGCTCCACAAGCAGCCGGGCTACTGCGCAGTCACCCTCTCCCTGAAGGAGCCGGGCACCCCGCCCGGCGACCTCTCCGACGTCCAGATGGACACCGTCGCCGATCTTTCCGACCAGTACAGCTTCGGCGAGATCTCCGTGACGCACATCCAGAATCTCGTCTTCCCGCACGTGAAGACTTCCGAGTTGGAGGCACTACACGCCGATCTCGTCGCCCTCGGCGTCGCGACGCCGAACATCGGGCGGATCAACGACATGATCTGCTGCCCCGGCCTCGACTTCTGCAATCTGGCGAACGCCCGGTCGATTCCCGTCGCTCAGGAGATCACCGAGCGCTTCGAGAACATCGACTACCAAGACGACCTCGGCGAGCTCGCGCTCAAGATTTCCGGCTGTATCAACGCCTGCGGCCACCATCACGTGGGCCACATCGGCATCCTCGGCATCGACAAGCGCGGGGTCGAGCACTACCAGCTCATGCTGGGCGGCTCGGCCGGCGACGACGCGTCGATCGGCAAGATCCTCGGCCGCTCGTTCCCCGCCGAAGAGATCGTCGACGCGGTCGAGAAAGTCCTGAAGAAATATGTCGACCTCCGGGAATCACCGGATGAGGCCTTCCTGCAAACCTACCGACGGGTCGGCGAAGAGCCTTTCCGCGACACCCTCTACGGCGACGTGCTCTATGCAGATCATTCGAAATCGTAA
- a CDS encoding DUF934 domain-containing protein produces the protein MQIIRNRKIVDDDWTTVADDTAVPANGNVFVSVERWRSDRDALLARSGKLGVTLPNTIDPRELEGDLTNFSAIAVHFPIYRDGRAFSIARLLRERLEYKDEIRAVGNVLRDQILFMERCGFDTYEVAEGKSVESALEGFGDFSVTYQDAIDTRTVPRTR, from the coding sequence ATGCAGATCATTCGAAATCGTAAGATCGTCGACGACGACTGGACGACGGTCGCGGACGACACGGCGGTCCCGGCGAACGGAAACGTCTTTGTCTCGGTCGAGCGCTGGCGTTCGGACCGAGACGCACTCCTGGCTCGCAGCGGCAAGCTCGGCGTAACCCTGCCCAACACGATCGATCCGAGGGAACTCGAGGGCGACCTTACGAACTTCTCCGCGATCGCCGTTCACTTCCCGATCTACCGCGACGGCCGCGCCTTCAGTATCGCACGGCTCCTCCGCGAGCGGCTCGAGTACAAAGATGAGATCCGCGCCGTCGGCAACGTCCTACGCGACCAGATCCTGTTCATGGAGCGCTGCGGCTTCGACACGTACGAAGTCGCTGAGGGCAAGAGCGTCGAGAGCGCTCTCGAAGGCTTCGGCGATTTCAGCGTCACGTATCAGGACGCGATCGACACCCGCACCGTTCCCCGCACCCGCTAA
- a CDS encoding acyl-CoA synthetase, giving the protein MAEHSFWNHASKAPDRTMFVDPHMREWTGGEMHAAANEIVHGLRALGLEYGDSIAICMPNCAEYLQIYFAATQAGWYLTPVNWHLAPSEIAYIVQDCGAKALFGHERIADACTKAVEEIGFPTDACFAIGTVAGFRSVDSLREGQSPQPPAERAPGQVMNYTSGTTGKPKGVRRPLAPREIEPDDMGELLAGFLGMFGIQPENDNVYLCGSPLYHTAVLIHAACAFHLGHTVVLMDKWTPEGMLELIDKYNVTVSHMVPTQFHRLLLLPEDVRAKYDCSSTRHMLHAAAPCPPEVKRRMLDWWGNSIWEYYGATEGGGTIVSPEEWRKYPGTVGLPWVGADVKIIDDDTATSLPHGEQGTVFMLLPPAISFEYKGDTAKTKKNRIELEGQTYFTVGDVGYLNEEGYLFLCDRKIDMIISGGANIYPAEIENVLLTHPKVGDVAVFGIPHEDWGEEVKAVVEPAPGFEANEDLREDILDFCRDRLAKFKTPRSIDFNDALPRDPNGKLYKRKLRDPYWVGHERAI; this is encoded by the coding sequence TTGGCAGAACACAGCTTCTGGAATCACGCGAGCAAGGCCCCCGACCGCACGATGTTTGTCGACCCGCACATGCGGGAATGGACCGGCGGGGAGATGCACGCGGCCGCGAACGAGATCGTCCACGGACTCCGCGCACTCGGTCTCGAGTACGGCGACTCGATCGCCATCTGCATGCCGAACTGCGCCGAGTACCTGCAGATCTACTTCGCCGCCACGCAGGCCGGTTGGTACCTCACGCCGGTCAACTGGCACCTGGCGCCGAGCGAGATCGCGTACATCGTCCAGGATTGCGGCGCGAAAGCACTCTTCGGACACGAACGCATCGCCGACGCCTGCACCAAAGCGGTCGAAGAGATCGGTTTCCCGACCGACGCCTGCTTCGCCATCGGGACCGTCGCCGGGTTCCGCTCAGTGGACTCCCTGCGCGAAGGCCAGTCCCCCCAGCCGCCGGCAGAGCGCGCTCCCGGCCAGGTGATGAACTACACCTCGGGAACGACCGGGAAGCCCAAGGGAGTCCGGCGGCCCCTCGCCCCGCGGGAGATCGAACCGGACGACATGGGCGAGCTCCTCGCCGGCTTCCTCGGGATGTTCGGCATCCAGCCCGAGAACGACAACGTGTACCTCTGCGGCTCGCCGCTGTACCACACAGCCGTCTTGATCCACGCGGCGTGCGCATTCCATCTCGGCCACACCGTCGTGCTCATGGACAAGTGGACCCCCGAGGGAATGCTCGAGCTGATCGACAAATACAACGTGACCGTGTCGCACATGGTGCCGACGCAGTTCCACCGACTGCTCCTGCTCCCCGAGGACGTTCGAGCCAAGTACGACTGCTCGTCGACGCGACACATGCTGCACGCGGCCGCCCCCTGCCCGCCCGAAGTCAAACGTCGCATGCTCGACTGGTGGGGCAACTCGATCTGGGAGTACTACGGAGCAACCGAAGGTGGCGGCACGATCGTATCGCCCGAAGAATGGCGCAAGTATCCCGGCACGGTGGGGCTACCCTGGGTCGGCGCGGACGTGAAGATCATCGACGACGACACTGCGACGTCCCTGCCCCACGGAGAGCAAGGGACGGTGTTCATGCTCCTGCCGCCCGCGATCTCGTTCGAGTACAAGGGCGACACGGCGAAAACGAAGAAGAACCGGATCGAACTCGAGGGACAGACCTACTTCACCGTCGGCGACGTCGGCTACCTCAACGAAGAGGGCTACCTGTTCCTCTGCGATCGGAAGATCGACATGATCATCTCGGGCGGAGCAAACATCTACCCGGCCGAGATCGAGAACGTCCTTCTCACACACCCAAAGGTCGGAGACGTCGCCGTGTTCGGGATCCCGCACGAGGACTGGGGCGAAGAAGTGAAGGCCGTCGTCGAACCCGCCCCTGGCTTCGAGGCCAACGAGGATCTGCGCGAAGACATCCTCGACTTCTGTCGCGACCGACTCGCAAAGTTCAAGACGCCCAGAAGCATCGACTTCAACGACGCCCTGCCCCGCGACCCCAACGGGAAGCTGTACAAGCGCAAGCTCCGCGACCCTTACTGGGTCGGTCACGAGCGAGCCATCTAG
- a CDS encoding MFS transporter, whose amino-acid sequence MHPTRQVLATPAVRLYLASRFFSRFARALVAAMLSYHVYVVTGSYAALGLLGLVEFLPVIPVSLLAGALADRFDRRRVIILSYAAAAAAALVLAAQTHGAEGDAIWIFSIAFVLAISSGFAAPSASALLPSLVPIEIFQNATVVNASFTHGAWVAGPIAMGFLIEPLGFGAPYALAALFYLASIACMAALRAPPLLGERSEISFDAVREGISFVWRAKPILGSMSLDMFAVIFASATALLPVYAEEILHVGPVGYGVLRASMGIGTLTMALALLVVRPFERPGRVLLQVVVVFGLATLVFGLSRSFPVSVAAFVVAGMADQVSMTVRSVILQMSTPDSLRGRVSAVSMIFIGASNELGEVESGFLASLTSATFSVVAGAIACLGITGIVAVRLPELRAWRPPAA is encoded by the coding sequence ATGCATCCGACGCGACAGGTTCTCGCAACTCCGGCCGTGCGGTTGTACCTGGCCTCGCGCTTCTTCTCCCGGTTCGCCCGGGCCCTGGTCGCGGCGATGTTGTCTTACCACGTATACGTCGTAACGGGCTCGTACGCGGCTCTCGGGCTTCTCGGCCTCGTCGAGTTCCTGCCGGTGATCCCCGTCTCTCTCCTCGCGGGAGCACTCGCCGACCGGTTCGACCGTCGGCGCGTGATCATCCTGTCGTACGCTGCCGCCGCGGCCGCCGCGCTCGTCCTTGCCGCCCAGACGCACGGTGCCGAGGGCGACGCCATCTGGATCTTCTCGATCGCGTTCGTCCTCGCGATCTCGAGCGGATTCGCCGCACCCTCAGCGAGTGCGCTCCTGCCGAGCCTCGTGCCAATCGAGATCTTCCAGAACGCAACCGTGGTGAACGCGAGCTTCACACACGGCGCGTGGGTCGCGGGCCCGATCGCGATGGGATTCCTGATCGAGCCTCTGGGGTTCGGAGCCCCGTATGCACTCGCGGCGCTCTTTTACCTCGCGTCGATCGCGTGCATGGCCGCGTTGCGTGCGCCGCCTCTGCTCGGGGAACGCTCGGAGATCTCCTTTGACGCGGTTCGCGAAGGAATCTCCTTCGTGTGGCGAGCGAAGCCGATCCTCGGATCGATGTCGCTCGACATGTTCGCGGTCATCTTTGCCAGTGCGACGGCCCTTCTGCCCGTCTACGCCGAAGAGATCCTCCACGTCGGACCGGTCGGGTACGGGGTGCTGCGAGCGTCCATGGGAATCGGCACACTCACGATGGCGCTCGCCCTACTCGTGGTCCGACCGTTCGAGCGACCCGGCCGCGTTCTCCTCCAGGTCGTCGTGGTGTTCGGACTCGCGACTCTGGTCTTCGGACTGTCGCGATCCTTCCCGGTGTCGGTGGCTGCGTTCGTCGTGGCCGGCATGGCCGACCAGGTGAGCATGACCGTTCGCTCCGTCATCCTGCAGATGTCGACGCCGGACTCCCTTCGGGGACGGGTGAGCGCGGTGAGCATGATCTTCATCGGCGCATCCAACGAACTCGGCGAGGTGGAGTCGGGCTTCCTCGCTTCGCTCACCAGTGCCACGTTCTCCGTCGTTGCCGGTGCGATCGCTTGCCTTGGGATCACGGGAATCGTCGCGGTGCGGCTCCCGGAACTGCGCGCCTGGCGGCCGCCCGCGGCCTGA